A window of Mucilaginibacter robiniae genomic DNA:
GCATTAGGGACATGCTTTTTTACGCGTTTCTTCATTTTGGCGATGAAGATAGCCAATTATTGTTAAGGTTTCATGAAGTTACCCTTATTTTAACTAAAATCTAAGCTGATTTCAATTCAGGTAAATTCATGAAACCCTAAATATAAAGAATTAAGAATTCATGGAAATCAGGAATTCTTCGTTGGTTTTAGTGCCTTTAATTTGACCCAATAAAAACTCCATAGCTTCCTGTGAGTTCATATCAGCTAAGTGATTTCTTAGTATCCAGATACGTTGCAGTGTTTCGCGATCTAACAGTAAATCATCACGGCGGGTACTGGAAGCAGTAATATCAATAGCCGGGAATATACGTTTGTTGGATAATTTACGATCCAGTTGCAACTCCATATTACCGGTACCTTTAAACTCTTCAAAAATTACCTCATCCATTTTAGAGCCGGTTTCGGTAAGGGCAGTAGCAATAATGGTGAGCGAGCCGCCATCTTCAATATTACGGGCTGCACCAAAAAAGCGTTTAGGTTTATGCAATGCATTAGCATCCACACCACCTGATAAAATTTTACCTGATGCTGGCGCTACTGTATTATAAGCACGTGCTAAACGAGTGATTGAATCGAGTAAGATAACCACATCATGGCCACACTCTACCATACGTTTGGCTTTTTCAAGCACAATGTTGGCAATTTTAACGTGGCGTTCGGCAGGTTCATCAAAAGTTGATGATACCACTTCGGCACGTACGCTGCGGGCCATATCAGTTACCTCTTCAGGGCGCTCATCAATCAGCAGTATAATCAGGTAAACTTCCGGGTGGTTTTTAGCAATAGCATTGGCTACGTCTTTCAACAACATGGTTTTACCGGTTTTTGGCTGGGCTACAATCAAGCCACGCTGTCCTTTACCAATAGGCGAGAACAAATCCATAATGCGAGTTGAGTAGTTGCCGCCATCGGTAAACAAGTTTAACCTTTCAGATGGGAAAAGTGGTGTTAAGTGATCGAAAGGTACACGGTCGCGCACTTCAGCTGGTATGCGGCCGTTAATGGCTTCTACACGTACTAGCGGGAAATACTTTTCACCCTCTTTAGGTGGGCGTATGCTTCCTCTAACTGTATCACCAGTTTTTAAACCAAATAATTTGATTTGCGATTGTGATACATAAATATCATCCGGAGAAGTTAAGTAATTATAATCAGAAGAGCGCAAAAAGCCGTAACCATCAGGCATAATTTCCAATACGCCTTCATTAACAATAACATTGTCAAAATCTAAATTTATAGGTGGTTCCTGCGGCTTTTGTTGCTGCTGATTTTGGCCGTTATTATTGTTGTTATTACCTTCTTTAAAATTATTAGGCCTACGTTCGCGCTCAAACTTAGGTGTACGAGGCTCTTGTGCAGGTTTAGCAGCCGGCACTTCTGGTGCTGGTGCCGCTGGAGTAGTTACCGGAGTTTCTTCCTGTGCAATTGGCGTTGTCGGACTTTCAGGCTGAACAATAGGCTCTGGTGCTGCAAATAAATCGCTACCAGCTTCTTCAGCTTCCGCTTGTGGCTGGGCAGGCGTTTTAGTTTTTAAAGTACGAGTTCTTTTACGGGGCTTTTCTGCATTATCGGCAGGGGCCTCCGCTATATCAGTAGGGGTATCGTTAGTAGCGTAGTTTTGATCTAAAGCAGACTGTTGTGAGCGGGCTGTTTCAATCAATTGTTCTTGTTCTTTAATACGAACAATTAACTGTGGTTTACGCAACTCATCGGCTTCAGCAACACCTAAGTCTTTGGCTATTTGGCGCAACTCAGACACAAGCTTGTCATTCAGTTCGAGTGTTTCAGGCATGAGATGAATATGAATTCAAAAAAGATTATTTGTATTTTTTAAAAAAGAAAATTGTCTTGCAGCTGTGCAGCACTATAAAAATTATGAAGTTTTATTAACAACGTGGGATTTTATAAACTCTTTCTTTAGCGCAAGAAAAATTTTGGAAACGCTGCAATAGTACTTAATAATTTTTAGAACTCAAAATCTTTCATAAAAAGATTTATATATGCGCAACACTCCGGAGGATTTTTAGTTTTTTTGACCCAAATAATTTTTTAACTTTTCCATTATGCTTAGCCGAAAGCAGCTTATTGAGCAGATAAAACAGAAAAAATCTTTCTTATGTATTGGTTTGGATACTGATTTGAATAAAATTCCAGCCTTTTTACATACGTATCCTGATCCGGTGCTGGAATTCAATCGCCGTATTATAGATGCTACGCATGATTTATGTGTAGCTTATAAGCCTAACGCGGCTTTTTATGAAAGCCGTGGCTTGCAGGGATGGCAAAGTTTAATTGACACCTATCAGTACCTGCCCAAAGAATGTTTATCTATCATAGATGCTAAACGTGGCGATATTGGCAATACTTCCGACCAGTATGCCCGCGCTTTTTTTGATGAGACTGCTGGTGGTATGGGGTTTGATGCTTTAACTGTAGCACCCTACATGGGACATGATAGTTTAACACCCTATCTAGCTTATGAAGGTAAATGGATTATTATCCTGGCGCTTACTTCAAATGACGGTAGCCGCGACTTTCAGTGCCTGAAAACCGATAACGGTTTATTATATGAAAATGTAATTCAGAAAGCTAATAGTTTGGCAGGGGCAGACCGTATAATGTATGTAGTAGGGGCTACGCAGGGGCAGGAGTTTGCTAATATTCGTAAACATGCGCCTGATAATTTTTTGTTGGTGCCTGGGGTAGGTGCACAAGGTGGAAGCTTGGCTGAAGTTTGCCGCTATGGCTTAACTGCCGATTGTGGTTTGTTGGTAAATGCATCGCGTTCTATTGCTTATGCATCAAACGGTGAAGATTTTGCTGAGGCTGCCCGCGCTGAAGCCTTAAGCTTGCAGCAACAGATGCAGGTTGAACTGGAAAAAGCAGGTATTGTTAGAGAATAGCATTTTACCTTATTATATAGGTATAGTTATTACCATAGGCGAAGAGCTAAAGTTTAAAGCATAAAATGTACTAGTTGCGCTGAATCAAAGCGTGCCTTTTCTTTACAAGAGGAACAACCAATGCCACCCGTGGCAATGTAGAAGTGCAGTTGGTTGTAAAATAATAACAGTTATATAGTATATATACTGTATAGCATGGAACACCCCATATCAGGCTAATATATAGTAACCTGATATGGGGTGTTTTATTTGAAAACCTAATCTAGGTACTAAGCTTAAGTGAGATTTGCTGATTAGAAGATTATGAACATACTAGTTTTTATAGGCAAAATGAGCTAATAAGTTATCACATCCTATTCACAATCAATATTTAACATTTTATTTTGTTTATTTAAAAGAAAAATATCCGTACTTTTGCACTTCCAATTGATTTGGAAAAAGGAGACAATTTATTTAATGGCAAAAAAACAAGAAGCAGAAAAAGAATTAAAATCTAAAGAAGCAGAACTGGGTACAGTAGCTTCTTTAAAAGAAAGAGAAAACATTGAGTCAGAAGCTGATTCAATTTCTATTGATGAAATCAAATCTAAAATCGCAGGTGGCCGTGACGAATTCGACTGGGACGCTGACGACAAAAAATTTGGTAACTACAGCAATGCTGATCGTGAAAAATTTGAAAAAATGTACGATGGTACATTTAGCTCTATTAATCAGGGCGAAATTATCACCGGTACTGTAGTAAACATCAACAACAAAGACGTGGTATTAAACATCGGTTTCAAATCTGATGGTATGGTATCTTTGTCTGAATTCCGTGATACACCTGATCTGAAAATCGGTGATGAGGTTGACGTGTTTGTAGAATCACAAGAAGACGTTAACGGACAATTAGTATTGTCTCGTAAACGTGCTAAAACACAAAAATCATGGGAGCGCATTAATGATGCTTTAGCTAACGATGAAATCATTACCGGTTTTGTGAAGAGCAGAACTAAAGGTGGTTTGATTGTAGATATAATGGGCGTTGAAGCCTTCTTACCAGGTTCACAAATTGATATCAAGCCTATTCGTGACTATGATATATATGTGGGCAAAACTATGGAGTTCAAAGTTGTTAAAATCAACCACGAGTTTAAAAACGTAGTGGTATCACACAAAGTGTTGATTGAAGACGACTTAGAAAACCAAAAAATTGAAATCGTAGCTCGCCTTGAAAAAGGTCAGGTACTGGAAGGTACTGTTAAAAACATTACTGATTTCGGTGTATTCATCGACTTGGGTGGTGTTGACGGCTTGCTGCACATTACTGATATTTCATGGGGCCGTATTGAGCATCCGAAAGAAGTATTATCACTGGATCAGAAAATCAACGTGGTTGTTCTGGACTTTGATGATGAGAAAAAACGTATCGCTTTAGGCTTGAAACAACTGACTCCACATCCTTGGCAAAACCTGGATGAGTCAATCCAAGTTGGTTCAAAAGTTAAAGGTAAAATTGTTACTGTGGCTGATTACGGTGCCTTCTTGGAAATCACTCCAGGTGTTGAAGGTTTGATTCACGTATCAGAAATGTCATGGTCACAAAACCTGCGCAACCCTCAAGAGTTCTTGAAAGTAGGTGACGAAGTTGAAGCTCAAGTTTTAACTTTAGATCGTGATGAGCGTAAAATGTCATTAGGCATTAAACAATTAACGCCTGATCCATGGCAAAACGCTGCTACTAAATATGCTGTAGGTACTCAGCACGTAGCTACCGTTAAAAACATGACTAACTTTGGTGTATTTGTTGAACTGGAAGACGGTATCGACGGCTTAATCCACATCTCTGATTTGTCATGGTCTAAAAAAGTAAACCACCCTAACGAGTTTACTAAAGTAGGCGAAAAACTGAACGTTGTTGTATTAGAACTGGATATTGAAAACCGCAAGCTAAGCTTAGGTCACAAACAATTGGAAGAAAACCCTTGGGATACTTTTGAAACTATCTTCACTGTAGATTCAATACACCAAGGTACTATTCTGAAAGTTACTGACAAAGGTGCTGTAGTTGCTTTACCATACGGTGTTGAAGGCTTTGCGCCAACCAAACACTTGGTAGCAGAAGACGGCAAATCTTTGAAAGCTGAAGAAACTGCTGATTTCAAAATCATCGAGTTTAACAAAGAAAACAAACGTATCGTTATCTCTCACTCACGCATTTGGGAAGACCAACGTGCTGAAGCAAGAGTACAGGATTTTGAAAACCGCAAAAAAGAAGCTAAAGCTGCTAACAACGCGGTGAAAAAAGTAAAAGAATCAGTTGAAAAATCAACTTTAGGTGATTTAAGCGTATTGGCTCAATTAAAAGAGCAAATGGAAGGCGCTGAAAACAAGGCTCGTAAAGAGAACAACGATTCAAAATAATCCATTAAATAAATTTCCTTTAAAGCCCTGTAGTTTAAAGCTACAGGGCTTTTTTAGTTACCAACTTTTACAAACTGAAGCAGAAGTTTACTGTGCCTTCTATCTTGAAACGCTGTAAATATTTCACATCCCAAGCAGATAATTTTGGATTGCCTGAAACTCAAACATTTTTTTACCTTTGCCAAAACTTACTGAAACGATGCAAAAACTTACGCTGCTGGATGGTCAGAAATTTCAAATCACCATACAGCGTCTTTGCCGACAGTTGATCGAGAACCACAACGATTTTTCAGATTCTGTAGTTATCGGCATTCAGCCTCGCGGTATTTACTTAGGCCGTCGTATTGCTGCTGAGCTGAACCAGATTTTAGGCAAACCTGTTATGCAAGGCGATTTGGACATTACTTTTTACCGTGATGATTTTCGCCGTCGTGAAACGCCGCTGGTTCCTAACCAAACCCGAATAGATTTTATTGTAGAAGGCAAGAAAGTCATCTTGATGGATGATGTTTTGTGGACGGGCCGTACTATACGCGCTGCTATGGATGCAGTGCTGGCTTTTGGTCGTCCGGCCAAAGTTGAGCTACTTACTCTGGTTGATCGCCGTTATTCACGCCATTTACCGGTTACTGCCGACTATGTAGGTATCGAAGTAGATTCCATCGCTTCGCAGAAAGTAGTAGTAAGTTGGAAAGAGACAGACGCAGAGGATAGGGTAGTACTGTTGTCAGAAAACGCCTGAAGTTGATTTCGGAGTCCGGAGTTTTAATTTCGGATTTTGAAGTTTAACCATAAGCATTATCCAAATAGAAATTAAACGAGTAAAAAATCCGAAAAACATATGGCCGGTTTAAGCACAAGGCATTTATTAGGCATCAAAGACATCAATCGTAAAGATATAGAGCTGATTTTTGAAACAGCCGATACTTTTAAATCTGTAATTAACCGGCCAATCAAAAAGGTGCCTTCCCTACGTGATGTAACCATTGCTAATATATTTTTCGAAAACTCAACCCGTACACGTTTGTCATTCGAATTGGCTGAGCGTCGGCTATCGGCAGATACGTTGAATTTTGCTGCATCATCGTCCTCCGTAAGTAAAGGCGAAACGTTGGTAGATACAGTAAATAATATACTGGCCATGAAGGTGGATATGGTGGTAATGCGCCACCCTTATGCCGGTGCTGGTGTTTTTCTGTCTAAACATGTAAAAGCTCAAATTGTAAATGCTGGCGATGGTGCGCATGAGCATCCAACCCAAGCATTATTAGATGCTTTTTCTATTCGCGAAAAATATGGTGATGTTGCCGGTAAAAAAGTGGTTATAGTAGGCGACATTTTGCACTCACGGGTAGCGCTTTCTAATATTTTATGCTTGAAACAGCTGGGGGCTGAAGTAATGGTTTGCGGACCAACAACGCTTATCCCGAAATACATTGCTTCATTAGGTGTAAAGGTGGAACACAACTTGATCAAAGCTTTAAACTGGTGTGATGTAGCTAATATGTTGCGTATCCAGTTGGAGCGTCAAGATATTAAATACTTCCCGTCGTTACGTGAATACACCATGCTGTTCGGATTGAACAAGCAGATACTGGATAACCTGGATAAAGAAATTACCATAATGCACCCAGGCCCAATTAACCGGGGGGTGGAAATTACTAGTGATGTAGCTGACAGCAAGCAATCTATCATACTCGATCAGGTAGAAAACGGCGTAGCTGTACGTATGGCAGTGTTGTATTTATTAGCTGGTCAAGCCTGATTGGAGTTGTAAGTAAATAAATAGGAGCTAAATTTGAAATATGATGAAGCTCCTTCAAAATCGTAGCTTTCTTGCTTTATGGTTTATTATAAGCATTACAGCTGCTATAAAAGCGCAAACTCCACAGCAAAAAGTAGATTCTGTATTTACACTGGTTAAAAACTGCATTGACCAAAAAGATGCTGGTGGCATTTACACCCTTACAGGGCAGGCTCTACGTAAATCTATAACGCAAGATGCACTTCACAAATTTGTGGAGAAGGAGCTGATTCCATTAGGCCGAATTAAATCATGGGCCTTAATGAGCTTTACAAATGGTACCGCCAAATACCGCCTTGATTTCAATGAGGAAGCTTTGCAGTTATTCATGAGCTTGGATGAGACAAGTAAAATTGAAACTTTTTTGTT
This region includes:
- the rho gene encoding transcription termination factor Rho, which gives rise to MPETLELNDKLVSELRQIAKDLGVAEADELRKPQLIVRIKEQEQLIETARSQQSALDQNYATNDTPTDIAEAPADNAEKPRKRTRTLKTKTPAQPQAEAEEAGSDLFAAPEPIVQPESPTTPIAQEETPVTTPAAPAPEVPAAKPAQEPRTPKFERERRPNNFKEGNNNNNNGQNQQQQKPQEPPINLDFDNVIVNEGVLEIMPDGYGFLRSSDYNYLTSPDDIYVSQSQIKLFGLKTGDTVRGSIRPPKEGEKYFPLVRVEAINGRIPAEVRDRVPFDHLTPLFPSERLNLFTDGGNYSTRIMDLFSPIGKGQRGLIVAQPKTGKTMLLKDVANAIAKNHPEVYLIILLIDERPEEVTDMARSVRAEVVSSTFDEPAERHVKIANIVLEKAKRMVECGHDVVILLDSITRLARAYNTVAPASGKILSGGVDANALHKPKRFFGAARNIEDGGSLTIIATALTETGSKMDEVIFEEFKGTGNMELQLDRKLSNKRIFPAIDITASSTRRDDLLLDRETLQRIWILRNHLADMNSQEAMEFLLGQIKGTKTNEEFLISMNS
- the pyrF gene encoding orotidine-5'-phosphate decarboxylase — protein: MLSRKQLIEQIKQKKSFLCIGLDTDLNKIPAFLHTYPDPVLEFNRRIIDATHDLCVAYKPNAAFYESRGLQGWQSLIDTYQYLPKECLSIIDAKRGDIGNTSDQYARAFFDETAGGMGFDALTVAPYMGHDSLTPYLAYEGKWIIILALTSNDGSRDFQCLKTDNGLLYENVIQKANSLAGADRIMYVVGATQGQEFANIRKHAPDNFLLVPGVGAQGGSLAEVCRYGLTADCGLLVNASRSIAYASNGEDFAEAARAEALSLQQQMQVELEKAGIVRE
- the rpsA gene encoding 30S ribosomal protein S1; amino-acid sequence: MAKKQEAEKELKSKEAELGTVASLKERENIESEADSISIDEIKSKIAGGRDEFDWDADDKKFGNYSNADREKFEKMYDGTFSSINQGEIITGTVVNINNKDVVLNIGFKSDGMVSLSEFRDTPDLKIGDEVDVFVESQEDVNGQLVLSRKRAKTQKSWERINDALANDEIITGFVKSRTKGGLIVDIMGVEAFLPGSQIDIKPIRDYDIYVGKTMEFKVVKINHEFKNVVVSHKVLIEDDLENQKIEIVARLEKGQVLEGTVKNITDFGVFIDLGGVDGLLHITDISWGRIEHPKEVLSLDQKINVVVLDFDDEKKRIALGLKQLTPHPWQNLDESIQVGSKVKGKIVTVADYGAFLEITPGVEGLIHVSEMSWSQNLRNPQEFLKVGDEVEAQVLTLDRDERKMSLGIKQLTPDPWQNAATKYAVGTQHVATVKNMTNFGVFVELEDGIDGLIHISDLSWSKKVNHPNEFTKVGEKLNVVVLELDIENRKLSLGHKQLEENPWDTFETIFTVDSIHQGTILKVTDKGAVVALPYGVEGFAPTKHLVAEDGKSLKAEETADFKIIEFNKENKRIVISHSRIWEDQRAEARVQDFENRKKEAKAANNAVKKVKESVEKSTLGDLSVLAQLKEQMEGAENKARKENNDSK
- the pyrR gene encoding bifunctional pyr operon transcriptional regulator/uracil phosphoribosyltransferase PyrR; this encodes MQKLTLLDGQKFQITIQRLCRQLIENHNDFSDSVVIGIQPRGIYLGRRIAAELNQILGKPVMQGDLDITFYRDDFRRRETPLVPNQTRIDFIVEGKKVILMDDVLWTGRTIRAAMDAVLAFGRPAKVELLTLVDRRYSRHLPVTADYVGIEVDSIASQKVVVSWKETDAEDRVVLLSENA
- a CDS encoding aspartate carbamoyltransferase catalytic subunit, giving the protein MAGLSTRHLLGIKDINRKDIELIFETADTFKSVINRPIKKVPSLRDVTIANIFFENSTRTRLSFELAERRLSADTLNFAASSSSVSKGETLVDTVNNILAMKVDMVVMRHPYAGAGVFLSKHVKAQIVNAGDGAHEHPTQALLDAFSIREKYGDVAGKKVVIVGDILHSRVALSNILCLKQLGAEVMVCGPTTLIPKYIASLGVKVEHNLIKALNWCDVANMLRIQLERQDIKYFPSLREYTMLFGLNKQILDNLDKEITIMHPGPINRGVEITSDVADSKQSIILDQVENGVAVRMAVLYLLAGQA